The Oncorhynchus mykiss isolate Arlee chromosome 20, USDA_OmykA_1.1, whole genome shotgun sequence genomic sequence acaaaatagcctccaataccctactcaacaaattggatgcagtctatcacagtgcaatccgttttgtcaccaaagccccatatactacccaccattgcgacctgtacgctctcgttggctggccctcgcttcatactcgtcgccaaacccactggctccatgtcatttacaagaccctgctaggtaaagtccccccttatctcagctcgctggtcaccattgcatctcccacctgtagcacacgctccagcaggtatatctctctagtcacccccaaaaccaattatttctttggccgcctctccttccagttctctgctgccaatgactggaacgaactacaaaaatctctgaaactggaaacacttatctccctcactagctttaagcaccaactgccagagcagctcacagattactgcacctgtacatagcccacctataatttagcccaaacaactacctctttccctactgtatttaatttatttatttattttgctcctttgcaccccattatttttatttctactttgcacattctcccattgcaaatctaccattccagtgttttacttgctatattgtatttactttgccaccatggcctttttgcctttacctcccttatctcacctaatttgctcacatcgtatatagacttgtttatactgtattattgactgtatgtttgttttactccatgtgtaactctgtctcgttgtatgtgtcgaactgctttgctttatcttggccaggtcgcaattgtaaatgagaacttgttctcaacttgcctacctggttaaataaaggtgaaataaaaataaaataaataaataaaaaatatcaagGCTATgtatagaggttatagacctacagataATATCAAGGCTATgtatagaggttatagacctacagataATATCAAGGCTATGTATAGAGGTTATATACCTACAGATAGTATGAAGACTATGTATAGAGGTTATATACCTACAGTTAGTATCCAGAtgtcagtttccatttaacccatctaaaCAGTAAGCTACAGTTCCTTTGACATTCcctaggcctatttgaagtccccgTCTCGTGACGAATTTGTGTgccagcactgctatcatccttTTTTACCACTTCtccaaatctttcccaaacattagGCTGCTTTTCTGGCCCTCCCTAGTCTTCATTTGCAACTCTCCATTTTGCAGCTTTTCTCATATCATATAAATAATTTCATTCAGAAGCTCAAGCTAGCAGCATCGACAAAACTTTGTAACGACAGACCCGCCAGTGTTCTATAAATCTGCGTGCCTGCGCATCGTCAGCTTTCGCACAGACAGTCAGACGGACAGACAGTCAGACGGACAGACAGCCAGACGGACAGACAGCCAGACGGACAGACAGCCAGACGGACAGACAGCCAGACGGACAGACAGTCAGACGGACAATATTATTAACCTTTACGACATGTATTTTTCAGCTAAATTACACATCTCTATCACTCAACTTCTATAgctggattcaaacttgcaatctttggaatcagaggcagatacATATGCCCATCCGCCAAACCCGAatcctacttgaaggtaacagtgctcactgttTCCCCTAGTGGCCGGTTCCCACGACATCTCCCGACATCCTTAGACAGATGGATGTTGAATACTTGTGTCACGCGTGACCTAGCTAATTTGACGTGCGTACAGTTAGGCTCTAAAGCTTAATGCCAGATAACCTTGAATAATTAAAGAAAAACCTCAACGTAGCCAATAGATATAACAAGAATGACAcgtttatggattttttttaaaggtattgttttgtcttcattcctgtttggccctgtccgggggtgtccttggatggggccacctgacccctcctgtctcagcctccagtatttatgctgctattgtcagtttgttatatctggaatacttctcctgtcctattcagtgtcctgtgtgaatttaagtgtgctctctctaattctctctttctctctttctttctctctctcggaggacctgagccctaggaccatgcctcaggactacctgacatgatgactccttgctgtccccagtccacctgaccgtgctgctgctccagtttcaactgttctgccttattattattggaccatgctggtaatttatgaacatttgaacatcttggccatgttctgttataatctccacccggcacagccagaagaggactggccaccccacatagcctggttcctctctagttttcttcctaggttttggcctttctagggagtttttcctggccaccgtgcttctacacctgcattgcttgctgtttggggttttaggctgggtttctgtacagcactttgagatatcagctgaggtacaaagggctatataaataaatttgatttgatcaccagCACGCTGATTTTTCCTCTGCGCCACAAAGCCTGTAGGATTCCACTAAACATTCATTACCTATAACACATCTCTGCACTTAGCAAAATATTGTCATCTGCACTATTTCAGTTATCTATTTTTCGGACTATTCTCTCATTattgatttaatttatttcaacAATTTGAGGGTTTTCTGTATAGCTGTCTAATGTCAGAGGGGCATATTATTCTGTTGCAATGTTCCTCCTGAATCTCTATGATACATATAATAGTTTTTATTTAGTGTATTTTTCTTTAAACGAAGCTGAAATGTGCTCAGTCTGAAGTGTATAAATACTGGTGAAATCAGTCACCAACATGGGTATGGTGGTGTAACAGAACGATTGGAATCCTCTGAATCAAGAGGCTTTGTGTTCCAATCTCAGGTAAGGGACATTACATttaatatataaacacacacgaTGTGGTAATGTATGTCAAATATTTAAGTTGAAAACTATGTTAAAAGCATACAACACCTGTGAAATCTCATGTGAAAATCCACATGTGAAACTTCATGTGAAATATCATTACATGcgaattgtttaaaaaaaaaaacatggtttcACAGGATTTCATATGTGAAAATCCACATCAGCACATGTAAAATAATGTGCGTTTTCCTTAAAGGgatgtttttgtcaattaaacTCTTTGTCCACTTTGTGTCCGGGGcaaaaaaaatgagaaaaattATTGATAAAGGCGTCCATGTTAAATGAAAAGGATATATAATATTTGTAATGAAAAGAATAAATAATATTGGTaatgaaaataataaataatattggTAATGAAACGGAGGACTTTGCTCACTCTCACCCCGTCCTGGATGAGTCTAAACACACGTTGAGAGCATCTAACTGGAGAGAGAAATATAAAATAAACATTGCTATGGCACCagccatcatttaaaaaaaactctcGCAGTTTGTCTGTCTAGAAGAGACGGCTTTCGGCACCTCAGCTGTTGAACTTGAACTGTTGCTTGATTCATGACACCGCTGGTATTCAATGAATGAGATGAATCAGACAGCTAAGACAATTACGTGTTATTGCACTAGAATCTAATGTGCCCGGTTTGGGTGCATCAgtcacatttatttttattagGAAAACGCATCAATTAAGTTTGTAACGATACATTTGGAGAGATATGGGCTATAGGCTTACTCATGTCTGCGTTTTACTTGTGGTGGGGAGGGAGGATTACATCACCGCGCACATGGATATATCGTCTGAGCCAGGCGGGGCTCAGTTTGGTGTCCGGCAACGGCCAGTGCATCATCTAGCCCTAGACAACATGCGGACACCCAGAAACCAACAGGACCCAACTCTAAGACTAGTGAGAAACCAGGACCTGACGCACTTTACGCACGGGAAAGCCCAGTGGAAATGCAGCCAGGGCGAATCATGCTACTGACACCGCTGGGTCTGGTATAACGTTTTCGTTGAAAGTGCTTTGAATGTGCGTTTTTTTCTTCCAGTGAAGGCAGTGAAGGGCTACGTTCTATCCATTCAGACGTGTGTCATGGACTCTAAAGTTACGCAGCGAAACTCTCCACTGGCTCAGGGCATCAACTTTCCTCTCTCAGACTGCAATCACCGGTTGCTATGGTGACTAAATTCCAGCCAGCTGAAACTTTTTGAGGCATGTTTTTTCGCGGAGTTTGAGAAACAGATCACCGGTTGGAGCGCGTGCGTGACGACGGGCGCTGGACTACGGGGTGCCACGGGactccacacgcacacacacttacaccgACCCCCGGGGGAAAACGGATGATCGTTTCTACCGTATAAGGATTCTACTTTTTATATTGTACTCTATATCATTTGGAACTATTGTTACCAGATAGAGATATGGATAACTCGTACTGTTTCCTGGCCATGTCCATGCTGGTTCTGTCCCTCGGGTTTAGGATAGAGGAGGGCATGTGCCAACACTACTACCTCCTCCGTCCCATCCCCAGCGACACTCTCCCTATAGTGGAGCTCAAAGAGGACCCAGACCCTGTCCTGGATCCGAAAGAACGGGACCTGAACGAGACCGAACTAAGATCCAACTTGGGTAGTCACTTCGACCCCCACTTCATGTCCATCACCCCGCCAGAGGACAAGTACTCGGGCAACGAGGACCTGGGCGACTCAGAGATGCGTCAGAAGCCATCCGTCGCGATGCCCAAAGAGATCAAAGCCATGGAGTTTGAGATCCAGCAAGGCAAGAAGCACAAGCCCAGTAAAAAACTCAGAAGAAGGCTGCAACTGTGGCTGTGGTCTTACACCTTCTGTCCAGTTGTTTATACATGGAACGACCTCGGGAACAGATTCTGGCCGCGCTACGTGAAGGTGGGGAGCTGCTACACTAAGCGTTCTTGTTCGGTCCCTGAAGGGATGCTTTGCAAACCTGCCAAATCGGCCTATTTTACGATCTTAAGATGGAGGTGCCTGCAGAGAAAAGGAGGTCTGAAATGCGCTTGGATACCAGTTCAGTACCCCATTATATCTGAGTGCAAATGCTCCTGCTCGAACTGAAATAAACTGAAATGatttttttgttattattatttcttaaaaaaaaaaaaaaatcatagttacatgattgttttttatatgcACTGCCAAGTGTAAGAATGTATATTTTATGTGTATGTGGCGCCATTTAATTTTATGATGACACACTTTGTAGAAAGGTCAGTATTATTATTACAATATAACCAGCATCTACTGTATTTGTTGAACATATCTTGAATGTGATGTATCTTTATATTTATATTGAAAAAGAGCACTTCGCATTGCGAACCATTAAAATACTATTATTGGAGGACTTAACAGCTATTTTCCATTGTTTGGGAAGAAAAAATAAATACGTGGTTTTATTGACCTCTGATGTGGCAAAATTAGCCCAAATGTAAATTGAGCTTGTGAAACTGGATAAAGGGAAGGTTGGTGGGTAAATAATGTAAAATAAGAGTACCTGCCAACCTATTTATGCTTTATGTTTCATGTAGCCACAGTTCAAATAAACCCACACAGATGACACTTGGAAGGactttttgttttgttacaaCTTTTGTTGGTTTACATCTCCTTTGTCCTCAAATTGCAGTACATTTGGCCAGATTTTTTTTTAGACTAtataaaaaagaagaaaaaagaaaTGGGCCTTACAGACTATGCAGACTGTGGTTGTGGGAAAAGTTTAGGGAAAGTTTTAGTGTACTGTCTTTGATTATTCAGCTGCTGACCACACATATACATGTCTAACATGGAACCTTTCTGCTCTCAACATCTGTCCTGTAGCTACAGATATTGGCACATCTTGGGCCTTTTCCCTCTTggtcctcttccctcttccctcttggTCCTCTTCCCTCTTGGGCCCCTTCCCTCTTGGGCCTCTTCCCTCTTGGGCCTCTTCCCTCTTGGGCCCCTTCCCTCTTGGGCCCCTTCCCTCTTGGGCCTCTTCCCTCTTGGGCCTCTTCCCTCTTGGGCCTCTTCCCTCTTGGGCCTCTTCCCTCTTGGGCCCCTTCCCTCTTGGGGCCTCTTCCCTCTTGGGCCTCTTCCCTCTTGGGCCTCTTCCCTCTTGGGCCTCTTCCCTTCTTCCTTTATTCCGCTTAGTAGGTGCTTTGTGGGTACACTGGTGATTCACTTTCCCTATTCTCCTCAGCCCTTTTCCTGGTTGCTCTCCTCAAACCCCAGATGGCAAGTCTAGCTTCATCTCCAAAGGCCTTGAACCAACAATCCTTCAGTTATATGGCAAAGTCACCACCTCATGTGCCAGAAAGGTCTAGACACTTTGGCAGACAGAGGTATTCTACATTATAATAGCCTAGACATGAGTAGTTtgctttgttttttgttgttgtgtattgTACCACTCAGTCCCATTGATTATTCTCATCGCACCTGGACACCGTTTTGAGAAAGATGAGACAGTTACACACACTGAAAGACAGTAGTCCTTTTTCAAACCTGCTGCTTGTGACCTGCTGCTGCTACAAAATGAATGAACTATCTAGAGACTACTTTCAATAAGTGTGAATTCTATTAGAAATCTCCCCTTGTGTGATGAGAATGCCCATTGGGGAAAACCCACACTCACTGACACATGTCTTTTTCAAACCCgtgacctctgctgctgctacCAATTGAAGAGACTATAGCTTCAGTGAATGTGGACTTTTCTCTTTTATAATCTGCCTTTATAACGTTATGGATATTTTTTTGCACGAATACCATTAAGTTAAGTTCAGCACACCAATCTTTCGTTCAATCAGAATGGCTTTTATTCACTGTTCAAATACAGGTACTGTTTACTGCGTGTGAAATAGAAAGTGTGGAATGGAATCAAGCCAATGTGAATCCACAGGCAAGCCAGGAGCTCTGCTCATAACAACATGAGCAGGACCTGGTCTGGGCAACACTGCTTCATTTCATTACACTACCTCTTGATGAAAGCTACTACTGGAGCCTTTTACTAATTCAATATACCGTATATTTGACTGTACACGTCGTTTCAGGAAAGGGGAGCGAGATGAATTACATTTTCTGTCTGTAGAGACACCAGTTGCCTGCCAGGGACTTGTTTTTCTATATGCCCGTGTGCTTAGCGTACGCAAGCTTTGAGAGGGGTGCAAAGCCCAGACACACCTTTTGATTATTTCTAACAAGTGTAACTGAAGTTTTCCTGCTTTCTCCAGacgttcttcttcttcttcttcttcttcagttcaACAGTTTTCTGAAGCAGCAGCGAAgctatgtgtgaatgtgtgaacCTTTTGGAGTCACGAACCAAAGTAATCAAACAAGGACTGTGAAACTAAAGTAGAAGAACATACGCCATAGTATGTGGTTATACTATaccaatactatattatactataccaacactatattatactatactataccaatactatattatactatactataccaatactacattatactatactataccaatactatattatactatactataccaatactatattatactatatcaatactatattatactataccaatactatattatactataccaatactatattatactatatcaatactatattatactataccaacactatagtatactatactatatcaatactatattatactataccaatactatagtatactataccaacactatactatactataccaatactatattatactataccaatactatattatactatatcaatactatattatactatatcaatactatattatactataccaatactatactatactatatcaatactatattatactatatcaatactatattatattatactataccaatactatattatactataccaatactatattatactatatcaatactatattatactataccaatactatattatactatactatatcaatactatattatactataccaatactatattatactatacctatactatactataccaatactatattatactataccaatactatattatactatatcaatactatattatacgataccaatactatattatactataccaatactatattatactatacgataccaatactatattatactataccaatactatattatactataccaatactatattatactataccaatactatattatactgtatcaatactatattatatcaatactatattatatcaatactatattatactataccaatactatattatactctatcaatactatattatactataccaatactgtattatactatatcaATACTATTTTATATCAATACTATatcaatactatattatactatatcaatactatattatactatatcaatactatattatactataccaatactatactatactataccaatactatattatactataccaatactatattatactatatcaatactatattatactatatcaatactatattatactatatcaatactatattatactatatcaatactatattatactatatcaatactatattatactataacaatactatattatactatatcaatactatattatactatatcaatactatattatactataccaatactatattaaactataccaatactatattatact encodes the following:
- the LOC110499437 gene encoding noggin-3 encodes the protein MDNSYCFLAMSMLVLSLGFRIEEGMCQHYYLLRPIPSDTLPIVELKEDPDPVLDPKERDLNETELRSNLGSHFDPHFMSITPPEDKYSGNEDLGDSEMRQKPSVAMPKEIKAMEFEIQQGKKHKPSKKLRRRLQLWLWSYTFCPVVYTWNDLGNRFWPRYVKVGSCYTKRSCSVPEGMLCKPAKSAYFTILRWRCLQRKGGLKCAWIPVQYPIISECKCSCSN